Proteins encoded in a region of the Rhodococcus sp. SBT000017 genome:
- a CDS encoding AfsA-related hotdog domain-containing protein, which yields MSLSYAATVPRHLVHRRSPGDVLLTDYETVDGTHRAAVQFPTSHRMFAPVRRTHDSLMVAEALRQAISLFCHVNHGVPLDHVVFIEHSRFEILDPLSVDDIDDSLVAESITTDVTFENESLDNMKLSARLLNGTHLVASGTASVRTIGPEVYSQFRKSTIADPHFRFLPAGTEVVPPSSVGRLDPSDVVLARHTSDGTIVVAPDPRNLAMFDHSVEYLPGVTMLEAARQALRLATETPALDFTSCEVRFMGFAEWTNPCSVIVDTASTDGLYRIQFEHDGEVLSAMSVTVTSEPWLAPTDRSSR from the coding sequence ATGAGTTTGAGTTACGCAGCAACAGTTCCGCGTCACCTCGTGCATCGGAGGTCGCCGGGCGACGTTCTGTTGACCGATTACGAGACCGTCGACGGTACGCATCGGGCGGCGGTGCAGTTCCCCACGTCGCATCGCATGTTCGCGCCGGTGCGCCGAACCCACGACTCGTTGATGGTGGCCGAGGCTCTGCGCCAAGCGATCAGCCTCTTCTGCCACGTCAACCACGGCGTGCCACTCGATCACGTGGTGTTCATCGAGCACTCCCGCTTCGAGATCCTGGACCCGCTCTCGGTCGACGACATCGACGATTCGCTTGTCGCAGAGTCGATCACGACCGACGTGACGTTCGAGAACGAGTCGCTGGACAACATGAAGCTCTCCGCCCGACTCCTGAACGGCACCCACCTCGTCGCGTCGGGGACGGCGTCGGTCCGGACCATCGGACCCGAGGTGTATTCGCAGTTCCGCAAGTCGACCATTGCCGACCCCCACTTCCGTTTCCTGCCGGCCGGAACCGAGGTGGTCCCGCCGTCCTCCGTCGGACGTCTCGATCCGTCCGACGTGGTGCTGGCACGGCACACATCCGACGGGACCATCGTCGTCGCGCCGGATCCGCGCAACCTGGCGATGTTCGATCACTCGGTCGAGTACCTGCCGGGCGTCACGATGCTCGAGGCGGCACGCCAGGCTCTGCGCTTGGCCACCGAAACACCGGCGCTGGATTTCACCTCCTGCGAGGTGAGGTTCATGGGTTTCGCCGAGTGGACCAATCCGTGCTCGGTGATCGTCGACACGGCCTCCACCGACGGCCTCTACCGCATTCAGTTCGAGCACGACGGCGAGGTGCTGTCGGCGATGTCCGTCACGGTGACGTCCGAACCGTGGTTGGCGCCTACCGATCGCTCCAGTCGATAA
- a CDS encoding ScbR family autoregulator-binding transcription factor: MQERAASTRQAVLEGAAASFEKFGYGTASLSTIIAHAGVSKGAMYFHFSSKEDLAQAVIDAQLAMAASASAIVIEQTPKALDALILVSKELGRQLQTDSIARGGMRLTLESAIVDSPNARAFEDWIGKMGDLAARAQAEGDIVDGMDALTLGRYIVASFTGVQTVSEMLTGRADLQQRLTEMWQMLLPAVVPRRRLPRVMAIAEDALIDWSDR, encoded by the coding sequence ATGCAGGAGCGTGCAGCGTCCACCAGGCAGGCCGTACTCGAAGGGGCCGCCGCCAGTTTCGAGAAGTTCGGTTACGGCACAGCAAGTTTGAGCACCATCATCGCCCATGCCGGGGTCAGCAAGGGCGCGATGTACTTCCATTTCTCGTCCAAGGAAGACCTGGCGCAAGCAGTGATCGACGCGCAGCTGGCCATGGCGGCGAGTGCGAGCGCCATCGTCATCGAGCAGACACCGAAAGCGCTGGACGCCCTGATCCTGGTGAGCAAGGAGTTGGGACGCCAACTGCAGACCGACTCCATCGCCCGCGGGGGTATGCGGTTGACGCTGGAGTCGGCCATCGTCGACAGCCCCAATGCGCGAGCGTTCGAGGACTGGATCGGAAAGATGGGCGATCTGGCCGCACGCGCTCAGGCCGAGGGCGACATCGTCGACGGTATGGACGCACTCACGCTCGGTCGATACATCGTCGCGTCGTTCACCGGCGTGCAGACGGTGTCGGAGATGTTGACCGGACGCGCCGATCTACAGCAAAGGCTGACCGAGATGTGGCAGATGTTGCTGCCCGCGGTGGTGCCGCGCCGACGCCTCCCGCGGGTGATGGCGATCGCCGAAGACGCCCTTATCGACTGGAGCGATCGGTAG
- a CDS encoding VOC family protein, producing MTTARFKDLCIDATNLEAMVTFWSATIGLDVVRTGSPDIVKLSGSEPTQTIWVNRVPEFKAVKNRVHLDAHVTTTELPGATPLSAPGEFGWRVMADPDGGEFCAFVRPEVGPYRMYELVVDALDAKTLASWWSQVLGGTTEVSEEGWHAIEGAAGVPFESMVFAQVPEAKTGKNRVHWDIEVDSVDAIAELESLGARVLRRPDSDIEWTVMADPEGNEFCVFVTG from the coding sequence GTGACTACAGCGAGATTCAAGGATCTGTGTATCGATGCAACGAATCTCGAGGCAATGGTGACCTTCTGGTCGGCCACCATCGGACTCGATGTCGTTCGTACGGGCTCGCCCGACATCGTGAAGCTCAGCGGGAGCGAGCCCACACAGACCATCTGGGTCAATCGCGTACCGGAATTCAAGGCAGTCAAGAATCGTGTCCATCTGGACGCGCACGTGACAACGACCGAACTTCCCGGTGCCACGCCTCTTTCCGCCCCGGGCGAATTCGGCTGGCGCGTGATGGCCGATCCCGACGGAGGGGAGTTCTGCGCCTTCGTCCGTCCGGAAGTCGGCCCCTACAGGATGTACGAACTGGTGGTCGACGCTCTCGACGCGAAGACTCTGGCCAGCTGGTGGTCGCAGGTACTCGGCGGAACGACAGAGGTCAGCGAGGAAGGCTGGCACGCGATCGAGGGCGCTGCCGGAGTGCCGTTCGAGTCGATGGTCTTCGCCCAGGTTCCCGAAGCCAAGACCGGCAAGAACCGTGTCCACTGGGACATCGAGGTCGATTCCGTCGACGCGATCGCCGAATTGGAATCCCTCGGCGCACGGGTGCTCCGGCGACCGGACTCGGACATCGAATGGACGGTCATGGCGGACCCGGAGGGCAACGAGTTCTGTGTGTTCGTGACTGGGTGA
- a CDS encoding universal stress protein: protein MSDAQESTGFEYGHDGPKSIVVGVDGSDSSWRAAAYAAGLARRQRSLLVLVYVQPIATASWGQAGISLVETGQQIADELLDYVRTSAARFGDREHVRWEFRTAQGDPYYGLIAVAEQLRTDAVVVGASENAGHRIAGSVAVRLVKAGRWPVTVVP from the coding sequence GTGAGCGATGCGCAAGAATCCACCGGTTTCGAGTACGGCCACGACGGTCCCAAGTCGATCGTGGTGGGGGTCGACGGTTCCGATTCTTCCTGGCGTGCCGCAGCCTATGCAGCGGGACTCGCTCGCAGGCAGCGGTCGCTGCTGGTGCTGGTGTACGTCCAACCCATTGCGACGGCGTCGTGGGGCCAGGCCGGCATCTCACTCGTCGAAACCGGTCAGCAGATCGCCGACGAGTTGCTCGACTACGTCCGGACCTCTGCTGCCCGATTCGGAGATCGGGAGCACGTGCGGTGGGAGTTCCGCACCGCGCAGGGTGACCCGTACTACGGACTGATCGCCGTGGCAGAGCAACTGCGCACCGACGCGGTAGTGGTGGGCGCATCCGAGAATGCGGGGCATCGAATCGCCGGTTCGGTGGCGGTGCGGTTGGTCAAAGCGGGCCGCTGGCCGGTGACCGTGGTGCCCTGA
- a CDS encoding NUDIX domain-containing protein: MVNTSAGILLYRVGVDGPDVLIAHPGGPFWARKDDGAWSIVKGLITDGEDPWTAAQREFREEVGTDVPAGEPVELGTVTQRGGKIVTAFGVEADLDVSNAVSNTFEIEWPPKSGLIKSFPEVDRVEWFPVAQARTKLLVSQHPFLDALEAVVAAP, from the coding sequence ATGGTCAATACGAGTGCAGGAATCCTGTTGTATCGCGTCGGTGTCGACGGCCCGGATGTCCTGATCGCTCACCCCGGCGGACCGTTCTGGGCGCGCAAGGACGACGGAGCTTGGTCGATCGTCAAAGGGTTGATCACCGATGGAGAAGATCCCTGGACGGCGGCCCAGCGGGAATTTCGAGAGGAAGTCGGCACCGATGTGCCGGCCGGAGAACCCGTCGAACTGGGCACCGTCACACAGCGCGGCGGAAAGATCGTCACCGCGTTCGGCGTCGAGGCCGATCTGGATGTCTCGAATGCGGTGAGCAACACATTTGAGATCGAGTGGCCCCCGAAATCCGGTCTCATTAAGTCGTTTCCCGAGGTCGACCGCGTCGAGTGGTTCCCGGTGGCGCAGGCGAGAACGAAGCTGCTCGTCTCCCAGCACCCCTTTCTGGACGCACTGGAGGCGGTTGTCGCAGCGCCGTAG
- a CDS encoding oxidoreductase, giving the protein MDTTGSDRVWLITGASSGFGRQFVAAALDAGDRVLSTARSVADLEGPESDRLLHAQLDVTDRDSIDSAVAYALDRFGRIDVLVNNAGVGLLGAFEEIDEPDFRHNLEVNFFGPLAVTRAVLPSMRARRSGHIVQMSSVIGVVPGPGGTAYAGGKFALEGFSEALAAEVRHLGIGVTIVEPGPFRTDASGRSMQWGTPLDDYATLIGPARTAFEATHGHQPGDPRRGVDAVIAAISSETPPLRLPLGSKSFEWIETYLQGRLDQARDVRPAGSDTDHR; this is encoded by the coding sequence ATGGACACGACGGGATCGGACAGGGTCTGGTTGATCACCGGGGCCAGCTCGGGTTTCGGCCGTCAATTCGTCGCTGCCGCATTGGACGCGGGTGATCGAGTGTTGTCCACCGCCCGCAGCGTCGCCGATCTCGAGGGGCCCGAAAGCGATCGGTTGCTTCACGCACAGCTCGATGTGACCGACCGAGATTCGATCGACTCCGCCGTGGCCTACGCTCTCGACCGGTTCGGACGCATCGACGTCCTGGTCAACAACGCCGGTGTGGGCCTGCTCGGCGCGTTCGAGGAGATCGACGAACCCGACTTTCGCCACAACCTCGAGGTCAACTTCTTCGGCCCATTGGCCGTCACCCGGGCGGTGCTGCCTTCGATGCGGGCGCGCCGTAGCGGCCACATCGTGCAGATGTCCTCGGTTATCGGCGTGGTACCCGGTCCGGGCGGAACCGCGTATGCAGGAGGCAAATTCGCGCTCGAAGGCTTTTCGGAGGCTCTCGCCGCGGAGGTGCGTCATCTCGGTATCGGTGTCACCATCGTCGAACCGGGCCCGTTTCGCACCGACGCGAGCGGACGGTCGATGCAATGGGGAACCCCTCTGGACGACTACGCCACCCTGATCGGACCGGCTCGAACCGCTTTCGAAGCCACCCACGGCCATCAGCCCGGCGACCCACGCCGCGGTGTCGATGCCGTCATCGCCGCGATTTCTTCGGAAACTCCCCCACTGCGGCTTCCGCTGGGCTCGAAGTCCTTCGAGTGGATCGAGACCTACCTCCAGGGTCGGCTCGATCAAGCCCGCGACGTTCGCCCTGCGGGTTCCGATACCGACCACAGGTGA
- a CDS encoding DHA2 family efflux MFS transporter permease subunit encodes MTDGIASATPPGTEVPARAWKALVVLLLGMFMALLDTTIVNVALPTISTTLDASESVLSWIISGYALAFGLALIPAGKVGDRIGHKWVFFTGLALFTLASFACGLAQDDLQLVVARVVQGLAGGMFVPAVTAFIQLLFPGPVRGKAFAIMGAVIGVSTALGPIVGGLIIQAFGDENGWRLVFWVNLPIGIVGLVAAAVLLPNKTDAEPAARPGIDWLGLVLISAGLIALLVPLIEGQELGWPMWTYLTIAAGIGLIALFGWWEVIRSGRGQNPLVPPRLFTRPAFTGGVILALVYFAAFTSIFFTISLLWQTGLGNTALASGLVSIPFAIGSIIAASQSNRLTIRLGRTVLILGASLVSIGLIWLWIILATSSADTISHWTLLVPLFIAGLGNGAFIAPNAQFIVATVDRDDAGAASGVISTMQRVGSAIGIAVIGSVLFGSLDITGPDTVGSGFLHGAAMAMAVSAAFSVVALALVFALPKKVQRAH; translated from the coding sequence GTGACCGACGGCATTGCCTCTGCAACTCCACCGGGGACAGAGGTGCCCGCACGCGCCTGGAAAGCGCTCGTGGTTCTGCTGCTCGGCATGTTCATGGCTCTGCTGGACACCACCATCGTCAACGTGGCACTACCGACGATCAGCACCACGCTGGACGCGTCGGAATCGGTTCTGTCGTGGATCATCTCGGGGTACGCACTCGCCTTCGGCTTGGCTCTCATCCCGGCGGGCAAGGTGGGCGACCGGATCGGCCACAAATGGGTCTTCTTCACCGGGCTCGCACTCTTTACCCTCGCAAGCTTCGCGTGTGGGCTGGCTCAGGACGATCTGCAGCTTGTCGTCGCGCGAGTCGTTCAGGGCTTGGCGGGCGGCATGTTCGTCCCGGCGGTCACCGCCTTCATTCAGCTGTTGTTCCCAGGACCGGTGCGGGGCAAGGCATTCGCCATCATGGGTGCGGTCATCGGAGTCTCGACAGCGCTCGGTCCCATCGTCGGTGGCCTGATCATCCAGGCTTTCGGCGACGAGAACGGCTGGCGACTGGTCTTCTGGGTCAACCTGCCGATCGGAATCGTCGGTCTCGTCGCGGCTGCAGTGCTGCTCCCGAACAAGACCGATGCCGAGCCGGCGGCCCGCCCCGGAATCGACTGGCTCGGGCTGGTACTCATCTCCGCAGGTCTCATCGCACTGCTCGTTCCGCTGATCGAGGGCCAGGAATTGGGCTGGCCAATGTGGACCTACCTGACGATCGCCGCAGGAATCGGCCTCATCGCGCTGTTCGGCTGGTGGGAAGTGATTCGGAGCGGCCGCGGACAGAATCCGTTGGTGCCACCTCGATTGTTCACCCGTCCGGCGTTCACCGGCGGTGTCATCCTCGCGCTCGTCTACTTCGCGGCCTTTACCAGCATCTTCTTCACCATCTCGTTGCTGTGGCAGACCGGACTCGGCAACACGGCACTGGCATCGGGACTGGTGTCCATACCGTTCGCGATCGGCAGCATCATTGCCGCCTCGCAGAGCAACAGGCTGACGATCCGTCTCGGTCGCACCGTTCTGATACTCGGCGCGTCGCTCGTCTCGATCGGGCTGATCTGGCTGTGGATCATCCTCGCGACCAGCTCGGCCGACACGATCTCGCACTGGACGCTGTTGGTTCCACTGTTCATCGCGGGTCTGGGCAACGGCGCTTTCATCGCACCCAACGCCCAGTTCATCGTCGCCACCGTCGATCGCGACGACGCGGGAGCCGCGAGCGGGGTCATCTCCACCATGCAGCGCGTCGGCTCGGCGATCGGTATTGCCGTGATCGGCAGTGTGCTGTTCGGGTCTCTGGACATCACCGGCCCCGACACCGTCGGGTCGGGCTTTCTGCACGGCGCGGCGATGGCAATGGCAGTCAGTGCAGCGTTCAGTGTGGTGGCGCTGGCTTTGGTCTTCGCGCTTCCCAAGAAGGTTCAGCGCGCGCACTGA
- a CDS encoding GAF and ANTAR domain-containing protein: MNEVTQHDGPSTDPATVFAALADIVYRGSSAEEIYTAICNAAVLVVPHCDHASLMLMRHGKPVTVAASDDIARVVDDIERATGEGPCLDAITSEAAQLEADFRTPTQWPAMARGVLNRTPVRGAMGFRLNVDDQKVGALNLFTDKPGVFDTDSASKAIILTAFTAVTVAAVMNGQEASTLRDGLESNREIGKAIGLIMALHDVSGDEAFALLRKSSQDLNVKIADLAATVVDRHSKGLNR, from the coding sequence GTGAACGAAGTCACGCAGCACGACGGCCCGTCGACCGATCCGGCCACCGTGTTCGCCGCGCTGGCCGACATCGTGTATCGAGGCAGCAGCGCGGAAGAGATCTACACCGCAATCTGCAACGCCGCCGTACTGGTTGTTCCCCACTGCGACCATGCGAGCTTGATGCTGATGCGCCACGGAAAGCCGGTCACCGTCGCGGCCTCCGACGACATCGCTCGTGTCGTCGACGATATCGAGCGCGCCACCGGCGAAGGCCCGTGTCTGGACGCGATCACCAGCGAGGCAGCGCAGCTCGAGGCCGACTTCCGAACTCCGACGCAGTGGCCCGCGATGGCCCGCGGTGTGTTGAACCGCACGCCGGTACGAGGGGCCATGGGATTTCGGCTCAACGTGGACGATCAGAAGGTCGGCGCGCTCAACCTGTTCACCGACAAGCCGGGTGTGTTCGATACCGACAGCGCGAGCAAGGCGATCATTCTGACGGCGTTCACGGCTGTCACCGTTGCTGCGGTCATGAACGGTCAAGAGGCGTCGACTCTGCGTGACGGGCTCGAGAGCAACCGTGAGATCGGCAAGGCGATCGGCCTGATCATGGCCCTGCACGACGTGTCAGGCGACGAGGCGTTCGCCCTGCTGCGTAAGTCCTCTCAGGACCTCAACGTCAAGATTGCCGATCTCGCAGCAACCGTTGTCGATCGGCACAGCAAGGGCTTGAACCGCTGA
- a CDS encoding TIGR03767 family metallophosphoesterase: MAGLSRRQFIARVGALAAAWGIAPHVLGKALVAHAQPVQTNGTGTLAQTILRTSTGPGKYRVLGAGPGEPYVARLDVLGRAPNPSRVQSRRSLLYLGHLSDMHVIDAQSPGRIEPMIVSDHAAWGSAFHPQDPLTVHVTAAMVKAFADARISPVTGAPMGAAVVTGDSADMHSHLELRWYVDVLDGVPVRPTSGDSKVFEGVQAWPEAQWAYRPGDPSGGSFGDYGFPTLPDLLEQAMSGTVESVGLPVPWYSVYGNHDTLLLGTFDLSSQLHALAVGGRKAYTLEATATSALAGYASTASPLQRMVDALGVGSGARPGFRAVSADPARYLFEQREFMQEHFETTPTPGPIGHGFTQHNLDSGETWWTADPTPNIRTFGLDTCNAVAGPDGAVPENQFDWLTQQLERAQAENKLVLIYTHHNSLTLENRAQRPGQSVKLYGADEFIDLLLKYPVVIGWLNGHTHQNQILAHSRDGRGFWEITTASCIDFPQQQQVVEIVDNRDGTLSLFTTVLDHASPVTPGNSGSYLDLASRSRELAANDWAENPLMRRGSRLDRNTELLLPAPFDLSTITDAALEKQHLDEHARLIAYETRQGR, from the coding sequence ATGGCAGGGCTGTCGCGTCGACAATTCATTGCTCGAGTGGGGGCTCTTGCCGCGGCGTGGGGGATTGCACCCCACGTGCTGGGTAAGGCTCTCGTTGCGCATGCCCAGCCTGTGCAAACGAACGGGACCGGAACGCTCGCGCAGACGATTCTGCGAACCTCGACCGGGCCGGGGAAGTACCGCGTGCTCGGTGCCGGACCGGGGGAGCCGTACGTTGCTCGGCTGGACGTTCTCGGACGAGCGCCGAATCCGTCGAGGGTCCAGTCGCGACGGTCGTTGCTCTATCTCGGGCACCTGTCGGACATGCACGTCATCGACGCGCAGTCGCCCGGACGGATCGAGCCCATGATCGTCTCCGACCACGCAGCATGGGGCTCGGCGTTCCACCCGCAGGATCCGCTCACGGTGCACGTCACCGCGGCGATGGTGAAGGCGTTCGCGGACGCGCGGATCAGCCCGGTTACCGGCGCACCGATGGGAGCGGCAGTGGTCACCGGGGACAGCGCCGACATGCACTCGCACCTCGAACTACGCTGGTACGTAGACGTTCTCGACGGCGTTCCGGTTCGGCCGACCAGCGGGGACTCGAAGGTCTTCGAGGGTGTTCAGGCTTGGCCGGAGGCGCAGTGGGCCTACCGGCCCGGTGATCCCTCGGGAGGCTCGTTCGGCGACTACGGATTCCCGACGCTTCCCGACCTCCTCGAGCAGGCAATGTCTGGAACCGTGGAATCGGTGGGGCTGCCGGTGCCGTGGTATTCGGTGTACGGCAACCACGACACACTGTTGCTCGGCACCTTCGATCTGTCCTCGCAGCTGCACGCGCTCGCCGTCGGGGGTCGCAAGGCGTACACCCTCGAGGCGACGGCCACCTCGGCACTGGCCGGCTACGCGTCGACGGCCAGTCCGTTGCAGAGAATGGTCGATGCGCTGGGCGTGGGATCCGGTGCGCGACCGGGGTTTCGCGCAGTCTCGGCCGATCCGGCGCGGTACCTGTTCGAGCAACGCGAGTTCATGCAGGAGCACTTCGAGACCACGCCGACACCGGGTCCGATCGGTCACGGCTTCACCCAACACAACCTCGATTCGGGCGAGACCTGGTGGACGGCAGACCCCACCCCGAACATCCGCACGTTCGGTCTCGACACCTGCAACGCTGTGGCCGGGCCCGACGGTGCGGTTCCGGAGAACCAATTCGATTGGCTCACCCAGCAATTGGAGCGGGCGCAGGCCGAGAACAAGCTCGTGCTGATCTACACGCACCACAACAGCCTGACGTTGGAGAACCGGGCACAGAGGCCTGGGCAATCGGTGAAGCTCTACGGCGCAGACGAATTCATCGATCTGCTGTTGAAGTATCCGGTGGTGATCGGCTGGCTCAACGGCCACACCCACCAGAATCAGATTCTGGCGCACTCGCGAGACGGACGAGGATTCTGGGAGATCACGACCGCGTCGTGCATCGATTTCCCGCAGCAGCAGCAAGTGGTCGAGATCGTCGACAACCGAGACGGGACCCTGTCGCTGTTCACCACGGTTCTCGATCACGCGTCTCCGGTCACGCCCGGAAACAGCGGCAGCTACCTGGATCTGGCGTCGCGTAGCCGCGAGTTGGCGGCCAACGACTGGGCCGAGAATCCGCTGATGCGGCGTGGGTCGCGTCTGGATCGCAATACCGAATTGCTCCTGCCGGCTCCGTTCGATCTGAGCACCATCACCGACGCCGCTCTCGAGAAACAACACCTCGACGAG